Part of the Diabrotica virgifera virgifera chromosome 6, PGI_DIABVI_V3a genome, TACCGCGCATGTGATAGAccaagatggctagaccactcaaagtgAATATTGACCAATGACGTCCTTGATATAgtaacgcttctcatttgtttggagcttctgtcatatatcCTATAATCCGggtataatattataatatacgtCATATAACATAAGCTCGAAACAAAATGAGAAGCATTGAAAATTATGTACTAATATACATACAATTGATAGTTTCTATGTTTCTagttaatagggcttttcatcgattgtcatttgtttcgagcttctgtcatatgttgtataaccTTTGTATAGGAATATTatatacagattatacaacatataatgtgacagaagctcgaaacaaatcactgttattaaaaagtattataaaaataagttaaaaacaaatcaaaagttaTCATCAAATTTTTATGAATGAATACAACACAGATTAAACATAATAGGGCTGAAAGGACAGATTAAACATAATAGGGAATGTataatatagggcttttcattcacagtcatttgtttcgagcttctgtcatatgtcgtataatccgtgtatataagggccggttgttcgaacgctaatcaacaatgatcactatcaaatatttaattattgtcaccaaaactgtcaatgtcaacttttattgggttgctgaaaacataattgattataattatgagattaggtaatcaattaacataacaattattaacataattaattaagtaatttcataattgtaattcagcaacccaaacaaagtagacattgacagttggtgacagtaattaaatatttgataatgatcattgttgattagcgttcgaacaaccggcccttaatattatacacagattatacaacatatgacagaagctcgaaacaaatgacaatcgatgaaaagccctattaatacACACAGATTAATGGATTATACAACATACATGaaaggagctcgaaacaaatgagaatcgttgaaaagccctattttgaGTTGTCTTCAACCTATAAGACATCTTAGCGGTAAAACTTGAGGTCACTTTGGTGAAACACACGTGTAACGTGTAAATGATTTATATTCAACGTTTTACTGATTCGAGATCAAATTACAAATTAATTGTATTCCCGCAATTATCGTCCATCTTTGAGATTTTGAGCGCCCTCTTTCGGAATTGGATATTGCGAACAGGATTACAAAATAATGCAaaacaaacgaaaagaagaagaccAATTGACAGTTGGCTAATGACATTAAAAGTAGAATTCCTCTTTTAAATATTCAGAAACAGGTAATTCCAAGTTAAATACTGATTTACATAAATTTGGGATATGTTTTCTTAAGTTTGTAAGTATTTGAATAGTAAATTCATTATGTATTTTATAATTCTGAAAGTATCCCCAACATAACCtaacattttatttttagatGGCCCTAGGAATTGGTCGTCTAATTAAGAGATACTGCATTGTAACAACATTACCCCTCTTTGTAGTGAGCAGCATTTACGCAGATTATAATCGTACTCAACTATTTAAGGCTAAATCCAGACGAGAAAATGTTCTATCCAATTATTCCTAAAGGAATTGGGTGGGCCGTCTTTCCAGCCTTTGGTTTTGCTCTAGGTTGGTACTTGGATAAGCTAGAAACAGAACGACTTTCTATGTTCCGGGACAAGAGCGCCCTTTATGGCAGAGTACTCAAGGAAGGAGAGAAACCTAGCtggtaattgtagataataattatGTAGTAATATAGTATGTAAATATGGTAACATTCTTTTATTTCTTTACTCCTCTTATTATGCCTTGATTTATCTAGAGTTGGTTATATCAGTGATAATAAATTTTAAGAACACATACCTTGGAATAATTCATTGATGACTAATCTTGCTGATTACATAATTATAACAATATATTATAACCTAATAGTAATATTGTACACTTTAAAACTAAGATATAGAGTAGTAGATGTGCATAAAGTGTACTAGAACTTTTTATATGAGAACTTGATGTTAAGTGTACTAtaattttcagtaattttatactttttctatacctatcgatggcttagtgtgaaaacctcgtatctcattaaattacaattttatgtaacctaaaaacaaaaattacgttacATATTTTTAGTTCGAGCACaatgagacaaatatctgatattggcacagagctaaaagtgttaaatgttgctattaaattggaaatacaaatattaactatgaaaaacacgtaaaatattgcacacctccaaatactagatcgatacaatacaaatcttttgatttaaggttcataaaatgtttctatataccttttgttgttcacaaaaacatttctgcaagtcaaatctctcaaacaaacactccaaattaagtaccaaattcttggttataaatatatgtggtattcacactaaatcaagagagcaattattgatatacgtggtttcttttttcggctgtagaaaatagtctagtgtatttggattttttctaacagttgtaaatcgtaaGATACAAGCCATCGCTATGATTTTTCTTTTTATCATTCTGTCTTCATATGTatctatataaaaaattattaaaaactcctttataaaagatatattatttatcaaaaaggCTACATGACAGAACATTGGACCATTTCATGTTCACTTCATGGAACCTACATGGTTAAAGCCACCAAAAATATATGGATGAAAACCCGTTAATGGTATAAAAGTTGTAATTATATCACATCTTCTTCAGCCTATGTtcatccactgctggacataggcctccttccatttgcttccatcgatttcgaCTCGTgccaattctcatccactgcttgcccgcaacttgtttgatatcatctgtccaCCTCTTTCTCTCATAGCTCAATTACATTACATAGCTGTAGATCATATATGATGTTTGAACTTTAACTTGAACCATAACTGCATGAACAATGCAGAACTCCCAAATATGTGGGTTGGTCTGGAGAGAAACCTCTCTGAACTAGTGGTGGGTTGCTAAATAGCAGACTTCTTTTTCTAACTGTTATCTGATTTTTAATAActgaacaaagtccttagaacaatgctgaatgccccttggtacgtgccaaactatgtgatagagcaagacctcaatgtgccatccataaaaacagtaataacggaatattacaaaaaatattccaagagactagaatctcatccaaatgagttagccagcaaccttactgatgaccacaatgatgtacgacgcctgaagagattcaaagtagtggatctagcaagaagattcgaataatctgtgataactaaacttattttaatttgttttaatttaatttatgtaaagagggtgatcactggatctccctctacaggtcaaaattttcaatttttgtcaaataatttacctattgttctcagttgaggacagattgtaaatattacaacattaaataaaaaaaaaaaaaaaaaaaaaaaaagtattttgttgttaaagatgttcaaaattgtaaacattccataacaacatattattaaaaaatcactttaaaacTTTTCCtattttctcgattgagtattagtctttgttgtacaaataaattactacaatcactgaatacatagttagtgaaaaaattatcacatttattaactgaattaataatttgcaattataaaaataacagttatccaagaacattcaaaacccatctctttaaattaatgatgacattttcaagtagaatgacattctagtaatgtttacatatccataccagtgtaaattttactacacgtaatttgccgtgtaaagacagaaaaagtagggatacacgtaaaatatttgcgaattatgtacccatagccttaagaatTTATATAATTGAAAATTATAAAGTTACAATAATAGATTTAATGATAAAATTGCATTTAATGCCAAAATGTAATTAGTTGATGATAAAAGAGATTTTTTTCCACTTAAAAAGTTAATGTGTTTTGGTGACTAGTGGTGGAGTGTACCTACTTTGAATTCGGTAAAGGATCTAattgtaaaaacttaaaaatgGCTGGAATATGTTATAAGTGTCAGACTTCATGTAACTATaaagaagtcaaaaattagatgTTTGGATGCCCATGTGATTTATGCAAAAGAGTAATATGTAAATCTTGCTCTGGCTTATCAGCTTCTGAAGTAAGAGTGGTAGTTATGTCTACCTGCCTAGAATAATGCCTTTCTTTTGCCCTTCTTGAAGGGATGCTTTAAACATACCTGCccttataaaaaaagttaacgATGTGGAAttagaactccaaaatttttcaTCAGGCCTTAATTGCAAAATCACAACTTTAGAGCAAAGGATACTAAGAATGGAAAATTCCGAAGCTGATAAAGTAACTCAAATTTCCAAATTAATTGTTTCAAATTCTGATCATGTGCAATCAAATGACACTGGTAATCATTATGAATCTTTTATTAGTGAATATAGTGAACGTCGTAAACGTGAAAATAGCCTCATGTTGTTCAATGTTCCCGAACGAATCTGCCAACGATTTAAAAACAGTTGAAGAATTACTTTCAAATTTTACTGA contains:
- the LOC114338673 gene encoding NADH dehydrogenase [ubiquinone] 1 beta subcomplex subunit 1 gives rise to the protein MFYPIIPKGIGWAVFPAFGFALGWYLDKLETERLSMFRDKSALYGRVLKEGEKPSW